The [Clostridium] scindens ATCC 35704 nucleotide sequence GCGAATCTTTCCTTCTCGAATCAGTTCATAGAGTCGGATCAGCGCCGTAGGCGCATTCCCGATAGCAAAGATCAGTCTCTCCTCTAAGGCACAGGCCTTTTCCATGCTTGCCACAGCCCTGGTGGTTCCTTTCTCTTTTGCTGCCAGCGCCACGTCTTCATCGGACATAAAGCAATATACCTTCCCGCCATACCCTTCCAGGCGTGTTTTGTTGATGCCGGAGCGGCCCATCTGTGTATCCGTGACAATGGACGCTCCATTTCGAATCGCATGCAGGGCTTTTTCGATCACGCCTTCTGAGAATAACAGATTCCTTGCATAGTCAAAATCCGCGCTGGTATGAATGCATCGCTTTATGACCGGCGCCTGCTCCGCCGGAAGGCAGATTCCTTCCTGCTCTAGTTCTTTCGTGATGATAGCAAAACTTCTGGCCTCTATGTCTTGTGGAAGAACGTTTTCAATTTCGATCTTCATCCCGTCAGATTCCCCCTTCCAATATCTCATATATTTTCTTCATATCCAGA carries:
- a CDS encoding precorrin-8X methylmutase, which gives rise to MKIEIENVLPQDIEARSFAIITKELEQEGICLPAEQAPVIKRCIHTSADFDYARNLLFSEGVIEKALHAIRNGASIVTDTQMGRSGINKTRLEGYGGKVYCFMSDEDVALAAKEKGTTRAVASMEKACALEERLIFAIGNAPTALIRLYELIREGKIRPELVIAVPVGFVNVVQSKELIRSLEDTPYIVARGRKGGSNIAACICNALIYMLDRS